From the genome of Blautia hydrogenotrophica DSM 10507:
CAGTGTCAACACTGCCGTGGCAATCATCACACACAGCTCCGCCACCTGCAAAAACCAACCTGCCATGTCTCCATTGATACCGCCGAAATACCGATAAACCATATGACGAAAATAAAGAAATACCAGTAAAACGACTCCCGCACACAAGACTCCCAAAGCAAGGTTCAGCCAGCACATCACCCCTGCACACAAAATCAGATAGACAGACAGCCAGACGCGAATCACCTTTTTGGATGCCCCATCGGAAAAAGTAGCCGCCAGTCCGGTGTTTTTCGCCAGCTTCAGACACACGATCGACAAACCACTCACAGACCGAAGCATCACATAGACAAAAATCAATGGCTGAAAAGTCCTGGCTTCAATCAGACTGACTGCTCCCGCGTACAAGACAAAATATACCGCACAGCAGATAATCGCAAATGCCCCTGCATGGGAATCCTTTAAAATCTCCAATCTGCGGTCACGTTCCTGCCAGGAACTCATCGCATCTGACACATCCAAAAATCCGTCCAGATGAATTCCCCCACTGATCAGCACAGGCAGTACCGTCAGCACACTGACTCGGAATAGCTGTCCCTGTGCCGTCCCCAGACTCTCGAACAGTTCTGCCACTGCCCACACCAGCAAACCAATCACCAAACCCACCATAGGAAAAAATCCCAAGGCATATCTCATATTCTCCCTGGACCACTGGCTCTGAGGCATGGGAATCTTCGAGTACATGGAAAATGCGATTTTAAATCCATTCCAAAATGCCATAAAACCCCTCCCTCAGTCTCTTCCTTTTATCCAGATCGGAATTCCATAGACCACTTCCGCTACCTGGTCAGCCATCTTCGCCAACCGGCAGTTAATCTCACCTAGATATTTTTGATACTTCCTGGTCTCTCCTTCATAGGCTGCTGCCTCAGAAAAAATTTCGTTGGTGACAATGCACAGATAAGAAGCCTGCGTACGCAGGCTTTCCACTCCCTCACAGATCTCTTCCACGGTCCGATCACCCGCACCATTCTCCAAAAACATCTCATTGGCAGTCAAATTTGACATACATTCCAGCAGAACCTGGCTTCCTTCAGGGACAGTCAGCTCTCTCAGCCCTAGATACCACTCTACCGTCTCAAATCCTTTTCCTGCTCTCATGGTCCGGTGTCGGTCAATTCTCCCATAGCTCTCCTTGTCATAGGGGAACATTGTGGCTATGTAAATTCGTCTAGCCTCCCCTTGCGCCTGTACACAGTTTTCTGCGAAAGCCGACTTTCCGCTGCCACTCCCCCCGGTAATCAATGTCATCATCGTATTCTCACTCCAAATGTTCATACTGTTCCAGATTGATATCATCAAAGGTACTCATGGTACGGTACACGGTCACC
Proteins encoded in this window:
- a CDS encoding adenosylcobinamide-GDP ribazoletransferase yields the protein MAFWNGFKIAFSMYSKIPMPQSQWSRENMRYALGFFPMVGLVIGLLVWAVAELFESLGTAQGQLFRVSVLTVLPVLISGGIHLDGFLDVSDAMSSWQERDRRLEILKDSHAGAFAIICCAVYFVLYAGAVSLIEARTFQPLIFVYVMLRSVSGLSIVCLKLAKNTGLAATFSDGASKKVIRVWLSVYLILCAGVMCWLNLALGVLCAGVVLLVFLYFRHMVYRYFGGINGDMAGWFLQVAELCVMIATAVLTLLKGGTLW
- a CDS encoding bifunctional adenosylcobinamide kinase/adenosylcobinamide-phosphate guanylyltransferase produces the protein MMTLITGGSGSGKSAFAENCVQAQGEARRIYIATMFPYDKESYGRIDRHRTMRAGKGFETVEWYLGLRELTVPEGSQVLLECMSNLTANEMFLENGAGDRTVEEICEGVESLRTQASYLCIVTNEIFSEAAAYEGETRKYQKYLGEINCRLAKMADQVAEVVYGIPIWIKGRD